In Rhodothermales bacterium, a single window of DNA contains:
- a CDS encoding acyl-CoA thioesterase has product MSELVLPNDTNGLGNLMGGRLLHWMDVCAAISSQRHAGMVCVTASVDNVEFHSPILQSEIVVLESQVNRAFRSSMEIEINVYAENPRKNTRRHCNRAYFTFVAVGADGKPVVVPASRPETPEEQEKSNAAMRRREFRLLLSGRMEPSDAVHVQDYLASFRSA; this is encoded by the coding sequence ATGAGCGAGTTGGTGCTGCCCAATGACACGAACGGCCTTGGGAATCTCATGGGTGGCCGACTGCTCCACTGGATGGACGTTTGCGCCGCCATTTCCTCCCAACGGCACGCCGGGATGGTCTGCGTGACAGCTTCGGTCGACAATGTGGAGTTCCACTCACCCATCCTGCAGTCCGAAATCGTCGTCCTCGAAAGCCAGGTGAACCGGGCCTTCCGTTCCTCCATGGAAATCGAGATCAATGTCTATGCCGAGAACCCGCGGAAGAACACCCGTCGACATTGCAACCGTGCTTATTTCACCTTCGTGGCCGTCGGCGCGGACGGCAAGCCCGTCGTGGTACCGGCCTCCCGCCCAGAAACCCCGGAGGAGCAGGAAAAGTCCAATGCGGCCATGCGTCGGCGTGAGTTCCGCTTGCTCCTGTCCGGTCGGATGGAGCCCTCCGATGCCGTACATGTCCAAGACTACCTCGCATCGTTCAGGAGTGCGTAG
- the rfbD gene encoding dTDP-4-dehydrorhamnose reductase: protein MLYRRVLITGANGLLGQQLVRRMGGQPEYDVLATGLDDEPRFSGGSCGYARLDVTQPERVKEVFLDFAPDVVINCAAMTNVDACEANKEACWQLNADSVETLARRCLQTGARLVQLSTDFIFDGEHGPYRENARPNPLSYYGRSKLAGENAARGAGMDRWAIVRTVLVYGHAEGLTRSNIVLWLLDKFSRGESVNMVTDQWRTPTYAPDLAAGVERLIRFGKHGVYHLSGRDFMSIHELALETAEVFGFDPGLIQPATASTFSQAARRPARSGFIILKAETEVGYNPRPFREALVHLGQELGLKTYA, encoded by the coding sequence TTGTTGTATCGTCGTGTTCTGATTACGGGAGCCAATGGCCTGCTCGGCCAGCAGCTTGTCCGCCGGATGGGTGGGCAGCCCGAGTATGATGTGCTGGCCACCGGACTTGACGATGAACCCCGGTTCTCGGGTGGCTCCTGCGGATACGCCCGACTGGATGTGACGCAGCCGGAACGGGTAAAGGAAGTCTTCCTGGATTTCGCGCCCGACGTGGTCATCAACTGCGCTGCCATGACCAATGTGGATGCGTGCGAGGCCAACAAGGAGGCGTGCTGGCAACTCAATGCGGACAGCGTGGAAACCCTGGCCAGGAGATGTCTGCAGACAGGAGCCCGTCTCGTGCAGTTGTCCACGGATTTCATCTTCGATGGCGAGCACGGACCGTATCGGGAAAATGCACGTCCCAACCCGCTTTCGTATTACGGACGATCCAAGTTGGCTGGCGAAAATGCGGCGCGTGGAGCCGGTATGGATCGCTGGGCCATCGTTCGAACCGTGCTCGTTTATGGCCATGCCGAGGGTCTGACCCGGTCGAACATCGTGCTCTGGTTGCTGGACAAGTTCTCCCGTGGTGAGTCCGTGAACATGGTCACCGACCAGTGGCGAACGCCAACGTATGCACCCGATCTCGCCGCCGGCGTCGAGCGCCTCATCCGGTTCGGAAAACATGGCGTCTACCACCTGTCCGGTCGGGATTTCATGTCCATCCATGAACTGGCCCTCGAGACCGCTGAGGTTTTCGGGTTCGATCCCGGTCTCATACAGCCTGCCACGGCTTCCACTTTTTCCCAAGCCGCCCGGCGACCCGCCCGGTCGGGCTTCATCATCCTCAAGGCCGAAACGGAGGTCGGGTACAATCCCCGGCCATTCCGGGAGGCGCTTGTCCATCTCGGACAGGAACTCGGCTTGAAAACCTATGCCTGA
- the serS gene encoding serine--tRNA ligase, with amino-acid sequence MLDIQLLRESPERVRKAIQDKGTGQPDLVDHILEADATWRDTVTRTQQLKTDANAAARQIGELMKSGERDKAQDLMARTAAAKKDLQALEQEARQQEEALEGLLLEVPNIPHPSVPVGRTPDENVTAFEWGSPPSFNFEPKPHWELIEDLGLADFDRGSKVTGAGFPFYLGAGARLQRALIQFFLDTAVHEGGYTEVQAPLVVNEDSARGTGQLPDKEDLMYEARRDGLYLIPTAEVPVTNFHRDEIIDEADLPLTYCAYTPCFRREAGSHGKDVRGLNRLHQFDKVELVRFVVPDSSYDELEILRDDAERILQLLGLPYRRLLMCTGDMGFTQSKKYDLEVWSAGQQRWLEVSSISNFEGFQARRMRIRYRPEGGGKPQILHTLNGSGLAVPRIVAALLENGQQADGSVMLPEVLHRYMGTDRIGA; translated from the coding sequence ATGCTTGACATCCAACTTCTTCGCGAGTCTCCCGAACGGGTCCGAAAGGCCATCCAGGACAAGGGAACCGGGCAACCGGACCTGGTCGATCACATCCTTGAGGCCGATGCCACGTGGCGGGACACGGTAACGCGGACGCAGCAACTCAAGACCGACGCCAACGCTGCCGCCCGACAGATCGGTGAGCTCATGAAGAGTGGTGAGCGCGACAAGGCCCAGGACCTGATGGCCCGGACGGCGGCCGCTAAAAAGGATCTTCAAGCCCTGGAACAGGAGGCCCGCCAGCAGGAGGAAGCGCTCGAGGGCTTGTTGCTGGAAGTGCCGAACATCCCACATCCATCCGTTCCCGTCGGACGCACTCCGGACGAGAATGTGACTGCTTTCGAGTGGGGGTCCCCCCCATCCTTCAACTTCGAGCCCAAACCCCATTGGGAACTGATCGAAGATCTCGGTCTCGCGGATTTCGATCGCGGATCCAAGGTGACCGGTGCCGGATTTCCCTTTTACCTGGGTGCCGGCGCGCGCCTTCAGCGGGCTCTGATCCAGTTCTTCCTGGATACCGCCGTCCACGAAGGCGGCTATACGGAAGTCCAGGCCCCGCTCGTCGTCAACGAGGATTCGGCACGAGGAACCGGGCAATTGCCGGACAAGGAGGACCTCATGTACGAGGCCAGGCGGGACGGGCTCTACCTCATCCCCACCGCCGAGGTCCCCGTAACGAATTTCCATCGCGACGAAATCATTGACGAAGCAGACCTTCCGCTGACGTATTGCGCCTATACGCCCTGCTTCCGACGGGAAGCAGGTTCACATGGCAAGGATGTACGCGGTCTGAATCGCTTGCACCAATTCGACAAGGTGGAACTCGTCCGGTTCGTCGTTCCCGATTCCAGCTACGATGAACTGGAAATCCTGCGGGACGACGCAGAGCGCATCCTGCAGTTGCTCGGACTGCCTTACCGACGATTGTTGATGTGCACGGGCGACATGGGCTTCACCCAGTCGAAAAAGTATGACCTGGAGGTCTGGAGCGCCGGGCAGCAGCGGTGGCTCGAAGTCAGCTCGATTTCGAATTTCGAAGGCTTCCAGGCCCGCCGGATGCGCATCCGCTACCGTCCCGAGGGCGGCGGCAAACCGCAGATCCTGCATACCCTGAACGGCAGCGGCCTGGCGGTCCCACGCATTGTTGCCGCCCTGCTTGAAAACGGTCAGCAAGCCGATGGTAGCGTCATGCTGCCGGAAGTCCTCCACCGGTACATGGGTACGGACCGGATAGGCGCCTGA
- a CDS encoding acyl-CoA dehydrogenase family protein: MGLDTLKLKNVSAQDQKMIQDIERMMGPEPDELGFAKNLFWGRFRPELIFPFPAESDEERAKCDRLLDELEVYLKNEHPAIEIDQEQYIPDWVIQRLFDMGVMGMTIPESYGGLGLGITSYNRVLEMIGAYCGSTGVMVSAHQSIGCKAIMLFGTEEQKAAYLPMVARKTLSAFCLSEPNVGSDAAGQETRCVLSQDGSHYILNGEKKWSTSGALSGILTVMANQRVVVKGKERDAVTALILTPDMEGVDIFEKNRSKTGIRGTWQARIRFTDVKVPRENLLHEEGRGLHVALTCLNFGRCTLSAGITGAAKRSAAQSTKWVQSRYQFGRPLAEFELVQERIARMYAWTWAADAVLYTMTGMLDRGDKDIMVETAMTKVFCSQLGWEVIDDAMEIMGGEGYMTEHEVERAWRDNRIHRIVEGSNEVMQPFVFAYGGKQLAEQMLGIKDALGWDSDESFLGNTGRFLRNAINPRILSRAIPLAAELYLGFKRSAPAVKGVHASLEAHAERLSQLIQKHAHMFKMASKWHENDIVTHQATQARLANSGIYLFAMSASLSKMDRLMRTAQDHPEFEKDKALFAHAFDLLELRLESELRAVRANADHTMRTAAAKVRSFVDTLPDSDFYIHEASPTKAGKGKPVQTDHIQQFPGDSAKAATQSVKTGGDGSGGVTTPEMAG; this comes from the coding sequence ATGGGACTCGACACGCTCAAGCTCAAGAACGTTTCCGCACAGGATCAGAAAATGATCCAGGATATCGAACGCATGATGGGTCCGGAGCCGGACGAATTGGGCTTCGCCAAGAACCTGTTCTGGGGGCGATTCCGTCCGGAACTGATTTTCCCGTTCCCAGCGGAATCGGATGAGGAGCGGGCAAAATGCGATCGATTGCTGGACGAGCTCGAGGTGTACCTGAAGAACGAGCATCCGGCCATTGAAATCGACCAGGAGCAATACATCCCCGACTGGGTCATCCAGCGCCTGTTCGACATGGGCGTGATGGGGATGACCATCCCCGAGTCCTATGGCGGCCTGGGGCTGGGTATTACGAGCTACAACCGGGTGCTGGAGATGATCGGTGCCTACTGCGGGTCGACCGGAGTCATGGTTTCGGCGCATCAGTCCATTGGATGCAAGGCCATCATGCTGTTCGGTACCGAAGAGCAGAAAGCCGCGTATCTCCCGATGGTGGCCCGCAAAACATTGTCCGCGTTCTGCCTGTCCGAGCCCAACGTGGGTTCCGATGCCGCAGGACAGGAAACGCGTTGTGTACTGTCTCAGGACGGATCCCATTACATCCTGAACGGAGAGAAGAAGTGGAGCACGTCGGGAGCGTTGAGTGGCATCCTGACGGTCATGGCCAACCAGCGCGTGGTGGTCAAGGGCAAGGAGCGGGATGCCGTGACGGCACTCATCCTGACGCCGGACATGGAAGGCGTGGATATTTTTGAGAAGAACCGTTCGAAGACGGGCATCCGGGGAACGTGGCAGGCGCGGATCCGGTTCACGGACGTGAAAGTGCCCCGGGAAAACCTGCTCCATGAGGAAGGCAGGGGGCTGCACGTGGCCCTGACGTGTCTGAACTTCGGTCGCTGTACGCTCAGCGCCGGGATTACGGGCGCGGCGAAACGTTCGGCCGCCCAGTCCACGAAGTGGGTCCAGTCCCGCTATCAGTTCGGTCGCCCGCTGGCGGAGTTCGAACTTGTCCAGGAGCGGATTGCCCGGATGTATGCATGGACCTGGGCCGCCGACGCGGTCCTGTACACCATGACGGGCATGCTTGACCGCGGTGACAAGGATATCATGGTCGAAACGGCCATGACGAAAGTATTCTGCTCGCAGCTGGGTTGGGAAGTCATTGACGATGCCATGGAGATCATGGGCGGCGAAGGCTACATGACCGAGCACGAAGTGGAGCGCGCCTGGCGGGACAACCGGATCCACCGCATAGTGGAGGGCTCCAACGAAGTCATGCAGCCCTTCGTGTTTGCGTATGGCGGCAAGCAACTGGCCGAACAGATGCTCGGCATCAAGGACGCCCTTGGTTGGGATTCGGACGAGTCCTTCCTCGGGAATACGGGACGATTCCTGCGCAATGCCATCAATCCCAGGATTCTGAGTCGGGCCATTCCACTCGCCGCCGAGTTGTACCTCGGTTTCAAGCGCTCAGCGCCGGCCGTGAAGGGCGTGCATGCTTCCCTGGAGGCGCATGCGGAGCGATTGTCCCAGCTCATCCAGAAGCACGCACACATGTTCAAGATGGCCAGTAAATGGCACGAGAATGACATCGTGACGCATCAGGCAACCCAGGCCCGGTTGGCCAATTCCGGCATTTACCTGTTCGCCATGAGTGCATCGCTGTCCAAGATGGACCGCCTCATGCGCACCGCACAGGATCATCCGGAATTCGAGAAGGACAAGGCGCTGTTCGCGCACGCCTTCGACCTGCTCGAGTTGCGGTTGGAGTCGGAGCTGCGCGCGGTCCGCGCCAACGCCGATCATACCATGCGAACGGCTGCCGCCAAGGTTCGCTCCTTCGTCGATACGCTTCCGGATTCGGACTTCTATATTCACGAAGCATCGCCCACCAAAGCCGGAAAGGGCAAGCCCGTGCAGACCGATCACATCCAGCAGTTTCCCGGCGACTCCGCCAAAGCCGCCACGCAGTCCGTCAAGACCGGTGGAGATGGATCGGGTGGCGTGACCACGCCGGAAATGGCGGGCTGA